The following coding sequences lie in one Palaemon carinicauda isolate YSFRI2023 chromosome 7, ASM3689809v2, whole genome shotgun sequence genomic window:
- the LOC137644216 gene encoding proline-rich protein HaeIII subfamily 1-like gives MGVDVLQHLAKLIGFTVAMRIESPNDVIPQVGPKIEFTNNAIPHIGPRIEYPNDVIPHIGPRIKSSNDVIPDIVPRIESPNDVIPHIGPRIKSPNDFIPHIGPTFESQNDIIPHNGPRIKSPSDFISHVGPRIKSLNDVIPHVGPRNKSPNDVIPHVGPRIKYPNDDIPYVGPRIETLNDVIPHVGPRIKTPNDVIPHVGPRIESPNDVIPHVGPRIKSPSDFISHVGPRIKSPNDVIPHVGPRIKSPNDVIPHVGPRIKYPNDDIPYVGPRIETLNDVIPHVGPRIETPNDVIPHVGPRIESPNDVIPHVGPVSNPRMTSFLITTRYLVVPVFSLLLNS, from the exons ATGGGCGTTGATGTCTTGCAGCATTTGGCTAAGCTGATTGGTTTCACAGTTGCAATGAG AATCGAATCTCCAAATGATGTCATTCCTCAAGTTGGTCCTAAAATCGAATTCACGAATAACGCCATTCCACACATTGGTCCCAGAATCGAATACCCGAATGATGTCATTCCTCATATTGGTCCCAGAATCAAATCTTCGAATGACGTTATTCCTGACATTGTTCCCAGAATCGAATCCCCGAATGACGTCATTCCACACATTGGTCCCAGAATCAAATCCCCGAATGACTTCATTCCGCACATTGGTCCCACATTCGAATCCCAGAATGACATCATTCCTCACAATGGTCCCAGAATCAAATCCCCGAGTGACTTCATTTCTCACGTTGGTCCCAGAATCAAATCCCTGAATGACGTCATTCCTCACGTTGGTCCCAGAAACAAATCCCCGAATGACGTCATTCCTCACGTTGGTCCCAGAATCAAATACCCGAATGACGACATTCCTTACGTTGGTCCCAGAATCGAAACCCTAAATGACGTCATTCCTCACGTTGGTCCCAGAATCAAAACCCCAAATGACGTCATTCCTCACGTTGGTCCCAGAATCGAATCCCCGAATGACGTCATTCCTCACGTTGGTCCCAGAATCAAATCCCCGAGTGACTTCATTTCTCACGTTGGTCCCAGAATCAAATCCCCGAATGACGTCATTCCTCACGTTGGTCCCAGAATCAAATCCCCTAATGACGTCATTCCTCACGTTGGTCCCAGAATCAAATACCCGAATGACGACATTCCTTACGTTGGTCCCAGAATCGAAACCCTAAATGACGTCATTCCTCACGTTGGTCCCAGAATCGAAACCCCAAATGACGTCATTCCTCACGTTGGTCCCAGAATCGAATCCCCGAATGACGTCATTCCTCACGTTGGTCCCGTATCGAATCCCCGAATGACGTCATTCCTCATAACAACTCGTTATCTCGTAGTTCCAGTATTTTCTCTGCTATTAAACAGCTAA